Proteins from a genomic interval of Rosa chinensis cultivar Old Blush chromosome 2, RchiOBHm-V2, whole genome shotgun sequence:
- the LOC112187823 gene encoding uncharacterized protein LOC112187823 — protein MKKLYNKKGKVHPSPPPSTPDPFALLPATILTLTTALSVQDREVLAYLISYTNTNNNNNNNSTSINTNKANDAHKAGNDHPDPPMSQCDCFRCYKSFWARWDASPNRQLIHEIIEAYEEKLAEKKRRNPKVKKVRKKKIEEETKGNIDNLPVMKEELSNNPEVDVENSDGDEEGCEVEVEKGSSMRRLASFIGDRIWGVWN, from the coding sequence ATGAAGAAGCTCTACAACAAGAAAGGCAAGGTCCACCCGTCGCCACCGCCTTCGACACCCGACCCGTTCGCCCTGCTTCCGGCCACCATTTTGACTCTGACCACCGCCCTCTCTGTCCAGGACCGAGAGGTCCTCGCCTATCTGATCTCCTACACCaacaccaacaacaacaacaacaacaattcgACCAGCATCAACACCAACAAGGCCAACGATGCCCATAAAGCTGGAAATGATCACCCTGATCCTCCGATGTCCCAGTGCGACTGCTTTAGGTGCTACAAGAGCTTCTGGGCACGATGGGATGCTTCCCCCAACCGGCAGCTCATACATGAAATCATCGAGGCGTACGAGGAAAAGTTGGCTGAGAAGAAAAGGAGAAATCCCAAGGTGAAGAaagtgaggaagaagaaaattgagGAGGAAACGAAGGGTAATATTGATAATCTACCGGTCATGAAAGAGGAGCTGAGTAATAATCCAGAAGTGGATGTGGAAAACagtgatggtgatgaagaaggCTGTGAGGTTGAGGTTGAGAAAGGATCCTCCATGAGGAGGTTGGCGAGCTTCATTGGGGATAGGATTTGGGGTGTttggaattag
- the LOC112189039 gene encoding centromere/kinetochore protein zw10 homolog: MEALFDSINVRELLSAQDLSDPTTPLSAPDLRLLIQRLDSHSLKIKSKIQSYLLSHQHDFADLFSLCNDAVSRSVKISDDVVQLLASLSDRPVEAEIGQIMKQMSATTKEAREKRELLELVRAILEISEKLKAAREALRKGRLRFAAEQLRELKKALRVSDDDRVDESEPVVYGLLRKEWSDCFDEIQEVLMRFMDNAVRFDRESNRIQVKYVLSIGGNDGIELKTVLQALDVVDILHYGLAKVADLIIKHCISPPLNSGAPVSFVTEINPNSQAMTEAILKIVPSNDPKIEKMDGETIYPRIIEVIKFIDKYICFQEGSWTRCFGRLTWPRISELIISKFLSKVVPQDASKLADFLKIINCTSEFETALREMKFISVSENKDNQLSSFAENVEVHFASRKKTEILGRARNLLLQCDFAISQENTRRKGKHDGAASNTPEDVDLLFLSERCVVSKAAIQLMKLVHETLKDVCLSSPRVALEFYRAARDVLLLYEVVIPVKLERQLDGINQVAVLMHNDCLFLSQEILGLAFEYRSDFPTSMKDHAVFVDMAPRFHLMAEGILQRQIQLVIHSLREAVDGADGFQNTHQMQQFQSAKFSIDQVVFILEKVHIIWEPLLLPSTYKRSMCLILESVFSRITKDILLLDDMAAEETLELQRLIHLMLENVTSLLGSLAALQVEKSQAGMTPLDDLIPSLRKIRKLAELLDMPLKAITTAWETGELRNGGFTLSEVEYFIKAIFQDSPLRKDCLWRIHGYS; encoded by the exons ATGGAGGCTCTGTTCGACTCAATCAACGTCCGAGAGCTCCTCTCGGCGCAGGACCTCAGCGACCCCACCACACCTCTCTCCGCACCGGATCTCCGCCTCCTCATCCAACGCCTCGACTCCCACTCCCTCAAAATAAAGTCCAAAATCCAATCTTACCTCCTCTCTCACCAACACGACTTCGCCGACCTCTTCTCCCTCTGCAACGACGCCGTTTCCCGCTCCGTTAAAATCTCCGACGACGTCGTTCAGCTTCTCGCCTCACTCTCCGACCGCCCCGTCGAGGCAGAGATCGGCCAGATTATGAAGCAGATGAGCGCCACCACTAAAGAGGCGAGGGAGAAGCGGGAGCTGCTGGAGTTGGTGAGGGCAATTCTGGAAATAAGCGAAAAATTGAAGGCGGCTAGAGAGGCGTTGAGGAAGGGGCGGCTGAGATTTGCGGCTGAGCAATTGAGGGAGCTGAAGAAGGCTCTTAGGGTTTCCGATGATGATCGGGTTGATGAGAGTGAGCCTGTGGTTTATGGCTTGTTGAGGAAGGAGTGGTCAGACTGCTTTGATGAG ATTCAAGAGGTGCTGATGAGGTTCATGGACAATGCGGTGCGTTTCGATCGCGAATCGAATAGAATTCAAGTCAAGTATGTACTCAGCATTGGTGGCAACGATGGGATTGAGCTCAAGACAGTGTTACAAGCTTTGGAT GTGGTTGACATTTTACACTATGGACTTGCTAAAGTAGCTGACTTGATAATCAAGCATTGCATCTCTCCACCTCTAAATTCTGGAGCACCTGTGTCCTTTGTAACAGAAAtaaatccaaactcacaagcaATGACTGAGGCGATACTGAAGATTGTACCATCAAATGATCCTAAG ATTGAAAAAATGGACGGGGAGACTATCTATCCAAGGATTATTGAGGTTATAAAGTTTATTGACAAGTACATTTGCTTTCAAGAGGGATCTTGGACTCGATGCTTTGGAAGATTGACATGGCCAAGAATATCAGAGTTGATTATTTCTAAGTTTCTTTCTAAG GTTGTCCCCCAAGATGCTTCAAAACTTGCAGACTTTCTAAAGATCATCAATTGTACTTCTGAATTTGAGACTGCTTTAAGGGAGATGAAGTTTATTTCAGTATCTGAAAACAAAGATAACCAGTTGAGCAGTTTTGCTGAAAACGTCGAGGTTCACTTCGCATCCAGGAAGAAGACAGAAATCTTGGGAAGAGCTAGGAATTTGCTTCTACAATGTGATTTTGCTATTTCTCAA GAGAATACAAGGAGGAAAGGTAAGCACGATGGGGCTGCTAGCAATACACCAGAAGATGTTGACTTGCTATTTCTTTCGGAGCGGTGTGTGGTGTCCAAAGCAGCAATTCAATTAATGAAGTTAGTGCATGAGACACTCAAG GATGTCTGCTTGTCATCCCCTAGAGTTGCATTGGAATTTTATCGTGCTGCTAGGGATGTACTACTTCTATATGAAGTTGTCATACCTGTCAAG CTAGAACGGCAGCTTGATGGCATCAACCAGGTTGCTGTTCTGATGCACAACGATTGCCTTTTTCTATCTCAGGAGATTCTTGGGCTTGCATTTGAG tATCGCTCAGACTTTCCAACTTCAATGAAAGATCATGCTGTATTTGTTGATATGGCTCCAAGATTTCATCTCATGGCAGAGGGAATACTGCAGAGACAAATCCAACTTGTGATTCATAGCTTGAGAGAG GCTGTAGATGGCGCTGATGGATTCCAGAATACCCATCAAATGCAACAATTCCAATCTGCAAAATTTAGTATAGATCAG GTTGTTTTCATATTGGAGAAAGTACACATTATCTGGGAGCCACTCTTATTACCTTCAACTTACAAGAGAAGCATGTGTCTGATTCTAGAGTCAGTTTTTTCTAGAATCACAAAAGACATACTCCTTTTAGATGATATGGCAGCAGAAGAAACGTTAGAG CTTCAAAGACTGATTCACTTGATGCTGGAAAACGTAACTTCTTTGTTGGGGTCCCTGGCTGCTCTTCAAGTTGAGAAGTCACAAGCGGGCATGACACCTCTTGATGATCTTATACCATCATTACGAAAAATTCGGAAATTGGCAG AATTATTAGATATGCCCTTGAAAGCAATCACTACAGCTTGGGAAACTGGAGAACTGCGAAATGGTGGCTTTACATTGTCAGAG GTAGAATATTTCATCAAAGCAATTTTTCAAGACTCGCCTTTGCGGAAAGACTGCTTATGGAGGATACATGGCTACTCTTAA
- the LOC112191034 gene encoding uncharacterized protein LOC112191034: MKRVGKEPLGRAVPDSENPSEEEPAGVSEPNREEENQIEDVGKGKRKAKAPREPRRVKAKEEVVEPELPLPLGVPLTTVAGIELHPQDVGHALQFIEFCVALEEVLKFSKEDAESLLRYLMHQRYSSIIRFQAKLLSEIQKTGDVKE, from the exons AT GAAGCGAGTAGGTAAAGAACCTCTTGGTCGAGCTGTGCCTGACTCAGAGAATCCTTCAGAGGAG GAGCCTGCGGGAGTGTCTGAGCCAAATAGAGAGGAAGAAAACCAAATAGAAGATGTTGGCAAGGGCAAGAGGAAGGCCAAGGCTCCTAGGGAACCTCGCAGAGTGAAGGCAAAGGAGGAAGTAGTTGAGCCTGAACTTCCTCTGCCTTTGGGGGTTCCCTTAACAACTGTTGCGGGCATTGAACTACATCCTCAGGATGTAGGACATGCCCTACAGTTTATAGAGTTCTGTGTGGCCCTTGAAGAG GTTCTTAAGTTCAGCAAAGAAGATGCTGAATCTCTTCTCAGATACCTAATGCATCAACGATACTCCTCAATAATCCGATTCCAGGCCAAACTCCTGTCTGAGATACAGAAGACGGGGGACGTAAAAGAGTAA